Proteins co-encoded in one Streptomyces sp. NBC_01283 genomic window:
- a CDS encoding MarR family winged helix-turn-helix transcriptional regulator produces MAELEPEPSKEADAIDELRGQWRRERPDLDLAALDAMALVGRIKRADHLLSKGMKKVFVEYGLEFAEFDVLATLRRVGAPHELTAGGLLKTAMVTSGAITNRLDKLERKGLIERRPDPADRRAIRVRLTEAGLNLVDRAVVDHITNEERMLAALTPEDRGALDGALRRLLVSLGDTHLG; encoded by the coding sequence ATGGCTGAGCTTGAGCCCGAGCCGTCGAAGGAAGCCGACGCCATCGACGAGCTCCGCGGCCAGTGGCGAAGGGAGCGCCCGGACCTGGACCTCGCCGCGCTGGACGCGATGGCCCTGGTGGGCCGCATCAAGCGCGCCGACCATCTGTTGAGCAAGGGCATGAAGAAGGTCTTCGTCGAGTACGGGCTGGAGTTCGCGGAGTTCGACGTCCTCGCCACGCTGCGACGGGTCGGCGCCCCGCACGAACTGACCGCGGGCGGCCTCCTGAAGACGGCGATGGTGACCTCCGGTGCCATCACCAACCGCCTCGACAAGCTGGAGCGCAAGGGCCTGATCGAACGCCGCCCCGACCCGGCCGACCGCAGGGCCATCCGCGTCCGCCTCACCGAGGCGGGCCTGAACCTGGTCGACCGCGCGGTGGTCGACCACATCACGAACGAAGAACGCATGCTCGCGGCCCTGACCCCCGAGGACCGCGGCGCCCTCGACGGGGCGCTGCGCAGGCTGCTCGTATCCCTGGGGGACACCCACCTGGGCTGA
- a CDS encoding DUF1772 domain-containing protein, with translation MTDTRGTDSRVRGTAGVVLGAAAVTMGLIAGAFYVFACAVMPALGRSRDRVYIEVMQNINDVIQNPVFFASFMGALLFTAVSAWQLRGTGPHRWVVAALVVYVVAFALTSFVNVPLNDDLMNAGDPAKISDPAAVREKFEDAWVAWNVVRAVLCTLSAALLVRALVLFGRSGRSERAGQSAYLDSATGSSASR, from the coding sequence ATGACAGACACACGTGGGACGGACAGTCGGGTACGGGGCACCGCCGGAGTCGTTCTGGGGGCGGCCGCCGTCACCATGGGCCTGATCGCCGGGGCCTTCTACGTTTTCGCCTGCGCGGTGATGCCCGCCCTCGGGCGCAGCCGTGACCGCGTCTACATCGAGGTCATGCAGAACATCAATGACGTGATCCAGAATCCGGTCTTCTTCGCGAGCTTCATGGGGGCCCTGCTCTTCACGGCCGTCTCCGCCTGGCAGTTGCGCGGGACGGGGCCGCACCGGTGGGTGGTGGCGGCGCTCGTCGTCTACGTCGTGGCGTTCGCGCTCACGTCGTTCGTGAACGTGCCGTTGAACGACGACCTCATGAACGCCGGCGATCCGGCGAAGATCTCCGATCCGGCCGCCGTGCGCGAGAAGTTCGAGGACGCGTGGGTGGCGTGGAACGTCGTGCGGGCCGTGCTCTGCACCCTCTCGGCGGCGCTGCTCGTGCGGGCGCTGGTGCTGTTCGGCAGGTCCGGCAGGAGTGAACGGGCCGGTCAGTCCGCGTACTTGGACTCGGCGACCGGGTCGAGCGCGAGCCGGTAG
- a CDS encoding acyltransferase has product MTHPTQPLPQMPPPPGLGGPAAYAPAPPAAPVPAAPKKPGRDRYFDVLRSLALVRVVIYHLFGWAWLTIIFPSMGVMFALAGALMARSLKRPAWGVIRGRIRRLLPPMWAFSAVALFLLFYGGWNVTKDPDHGGTWGLVSMLNYVFPIGAPPFPWHIGDKAGLLEDTWPAQAAGPLWYIRAYLWFVIASPLLLWAFRRVPWATLFAPLALTAVLATEIVKIPGETGNAVSDFAVYGSCWVLGFAHQEGVLARVPRYLAVSVSALIMAFGLWWASGHLGPDGWDLNDIPLAQAAWSFGFVVILFQYSPSWQELPGRLKRWDKLITLSNNRAVTIYLWHNLLIMATVPIIDLAYDLPFMENERWSSALDTTYMVWMTVLVWPLIGLMVLAVGWIEDFAAKRSPRLWPNGAKSGKGRRAR; this is encoded by the coding sequence ATGACCCATCCCACGCAACCGCTGCCGCAGATGCCGCCGCCCCCCGGCCTGGGAGGCCCGGCGGCCTACGCCCCTGCGCCCCCGGCCGCGCCGGTTCCCGCCGCCCCCAAGAAGCCGGGCCGCGACCGCTACTTCGACGTGCTGCGCTCCCTGGCCCTGGTCCGCGTCGTCATCTACCACCTGTTCGGCTGGGCCTGGCTGACGATCATCTTCCCGTCCATGGGCGTGATGTTCGCGCTGGCGGGCGCGCTGATGGCACGCTCGCTGAAGCGCCCGGCGTGGGGCGTGATCAGGGGCCGCATCCGCCGCCTGCTCCCGCCCATGTGGGCGTTCAGCGCGGTGGCGCTGTTCCTCCTGTTCTACGGCGGTTGGAACGTCACCAAGGACCCGGACCACGGGGGCACGTGGGGCCTGGTCAGCATGCTCAACTACGTGTTCCCGATCGGCGCCCCGCCCTTCCCCTGGCACATCGGGGACAAGGCGGGCCTCCTGGAGGACACCTGGCCGGCCCAGGCCGCGGGCCCGCTCTGGTACATCCGCGCGTACCTCTGGTTCGTGATCGCGTCGCCGCTGCTGCTGTGGGCGTTCCGCCGGGTCCCGTGGGCGACGCTGTTCGCGCCGCTCGCCCTGACGGCCGTCCTCGCGACGGAGATCGTCAAGATCCCCGGCGAGACGGGCAACGCGGTGTCGGACTTCGCGGTGTACGGCAGCTGCTGGGTCCTGGGCTTCGCCCACCAGGAGGGCGTACTGGCCCGTGTCCCCCGCTACTTGGCGGTCTCCGTCTCCGCCCTGATCATGGCCTTCGGCCTCTGGTGGGCCTCGGGCCACCTGGGCCCGGACGGCTGGGACCTGAACGACATCCCCCTCGCCCAGGCGGCGTGGTCCTTCGGCTTCGTCGTCATCCTCTTCCAGTACTCCCCGTCGTGGCAGGAGCTCCCGGGCCGCCTGAAGCGCTGGGACAAGCTCATCACCCTGTCCAACAACCGAGCGGTGACGATCTACCTCTGGCACAACCTCCTGATCATGGCCACGGTGCCGATCATCGACCTGGCGTACGACCTGCCGTTCATGGAGAACGAACGCTGGAGCTCGGCACTCGACACGACATACATGGTGTGGATGACGGTCCTGGTCTGGCCCTTGATCGGCCTGATGGTCCTGGCGGTGGGCTGGATAGAGGACTTCGCGGCGAAGCGGAGTCCGAGGCTGTGGCCCAACGGGGCGAAGTCGGGGAAGGGGCGGAGGGCTCGGTAG
- a CDS encoding NAD(P)-dependent oxidoreductase, translating to MRITVFGAAGNVGSRVVAEALSRGHEVTAVVRDAARYPELHPAATHRTGDAENPYSIAELSTDQDLVINATRPAQGREHEHAAVAKSLLEGLAGTGVRLLIVGGAGSLTVPGTQGVLAIDDPTYVPTAWRHMAQASNDQYEAVRTADTDVDWTYVSPSAVLEPGTRTGTFRLGLDELLVDETNNSSISMEDLATALLDEAETPRHVRTRFTAGY from the coding sequence ATGCGCATCACCGTCTTCGGAGCCGCGGGAAACGTAGGAAGCCGAGTGGTCGCGGAGGCCCTGTCCCGTGGGCACGAGGTGACGGCGGTGGTCCGCGACGCGGCCCGCTACCCCGAGCTGCACCCCGCGGCCACCCACCGCACGGGCGACGCCGAGAACCCTTACTCCATCGCGGAGTTGAGCACGGACCAGGACCTCGTGATCAACGCCACGAGACCGGCGCAGGGCCGGGAACACGAGCACGCGGCCGTCGCCAAGTCACTCCTGGAGGGCCTGGCCGGCACCGGTGTGCGCCTGCTGATCGTCGGCGGCGCGGGCAGCCTGACGGTGCCCGGCACGCAGGGGGTCCTGGCCATCGACGACCCGACGTACGTGCCCACGGCGTGGCGGCACATGGCGCAGGCGTCCAACGACCAGTACGAGGCGGTCCGTACGGCGGACACGGACGTCGACTGGACGTACGTGAGCCCGTCCGCGGTCCTGGAGCCGGGCACGCGCACGGGAACGTTCCGCCTGGGGCTGGACGAGCTGCTCGTGGACGAGACGAACAACTCCTCCATCTCCATGGAGGACTTGGCGACAGCGCTCCTGGACGAGGCGGAGACCCCGAGGCATGTCCGGACCCGCTTCACGGCAGGCTACTGA
- a CDS encoding EamA family transporter: protein MSIHSPRATTAHRPTAHRPTGQGRSVPAVPALPASPAPRTYALAAAGLAAIGPATWGTTYVTTTELLPADRPLLAAALRALPAGLILLALTRRLPRGDWWWKAAVLGVLNFGAFFPLLFFGAYHLPGGVASTVSAVMPLLVAGFGIGVLKVRPSGRTLLAGLVGVAGVALLVLRGSAAVDPAGIAAMLAATTLMALAVVLSKRWGRPEGVSLLTLTGWQLTAGGLILAPIALTAEGLPDHLTGANIAGYTYLGVIGTAIAYALWFRGIERLPASSVSFLGLTNPVVATLAGLLLLGQTLTTWQLGGLVLVLGSVLLGQSGGARRAQQK from the coding sequence ATGTCCATCCACAGCCCGCGCGCAACCACAGCCCACCGCCCGACCGCCCACCGCCCGACCGGCCAGGGCCGCTCCGTCCCCGCGGTTCCGGCACTCCCGGCGTCCCCGGCGCCGCGGACCTACGCCCTCGCTGCCGCGGGCCTCGCGGCCATCGGCCCGGCGACCTGGGGCACCACCTACGTCACGACCACCGAACTCCTGCCCGCCGACCGCCCGTTGCTGGCTGCGGCCCTGCGCGCGCTGCCCGCCGGGCTGATCCTCCTCGCGCTCACCCGGCGGCTGCCGCGCGGCGACTGGTGGTGGAAGGCGGCCGTGCTCGGGGTGCTGAACTTCGGGGCGTTCTTCCCGCTCCTCTTCTTCGGCGCGTACCACCTCCCCGGAGGTGTCGCCTCGACGGTCAGCGCCGTCATGCCGCTCCTGGTGGCGGGCTTCGGGATCGGCGTGCTCAAGGTACGCCCGTCCGGCCGTACGCTCCTCGCGGGACTCGTGGGTGTCGCGGGAGTGGCCCTGCTGGTCCTGCGCGGCAGCGCGGCGGTGGATCCGGCGGGCATCGCGGCGATGCTGGCGGCGACCACGCTGATGGCCCTCGCGGTGGTGCTCAGCAAGCGCTGGGGCCGCCCCGAAGGGGTCTCGCTCCTCACCCTCACGGGCTGGCAACTGACGGCGGGCGGCCTCATCCTGGCCCCCATCGCCCTCACCGCGGAGGGCCTGCCGGACCACCTCACGGGCGCCAACATCGCCGGGTACACGTACCTCGGGGTGATCGGTACGGCGATCGCGTACGCCCTGTGGTTCCGCGGCATCGAACGCCTCCCCGCCTCGTCCGTCTCCTTCCTCGGTCTGACCAACCCGGTGGTGGCCACGCTCGCCGGCCTCCTGCTCCTGGGCCAGACCCTGACGACCTGGCAACTTGGCGGCCTGGTGCTGGTACTGGGGAGCGTGCTGCTGGGCCAGAGCGGTGGCGCGAGGCGAGCACAGCAGAAGTAA
- a CDS encoding uroporphyrinogen-III synthase produces the protein MHATPQNGHQNAPLAGFTVGVTAARRADELGALLQRRGATVQHAPALRIVPLADDSELLSATKQLLDHAPDIVVATTAIGFRGWVEAADGWGFGEALLGCLRGVELLARGPKVKGAIRAAGLTEKWSPSSESMAEVLDRLLAEGVDGKRIALQLHGEPLPGFVESLRAGGADVVGVPVYRWMPPEDLAPVDRLLDATVARAVDALTFTSAPAAASLLARAEDRGMSAELLAALQHDVLSACVGPVTALPLQALGIDTVQPERFRLGPLVQVLCQELPSRARTLPLAGRRVEIRGHAVLVDDELRPVPPAGMSLLRALSRRPGWVVSRAELLRALPGAGSDEHAVETAMARLRTALGAPKLVQTVVKRGYRLALDPVAESKYAD, from the coding sequence ATGCACGCGACCCCTCAGAACGGTCACCAGAACGCCCCACTCGCCGGATTCACCGTCGGCGTCACCGCCGCCCGGCGCGCCGACGAGCTCGGTGCGCTGCTCCAGCGGCGTGGTGCCACCGTCCAGCACGCTCCCGCACTGCGCATCGTTCCGCTCGCCGACGACAGCGAACTCCTCTCCGCCACCAAGCAGTTGCTCGACCACGCGCCCGACATCGTGGTCGCCACCACCGCCATCGGGTTCCGCGGGTGGGTCGAGGCCGCCGACGGGTGGGGCTTCGGGGAGGCGCTCCTGGGGTGTCTGAGGGGCGTCGAGCTGCTGGCCCGCGGGCCCAAGGTCAAAGGCGCCATTCGCGCCGCCGGGCTCACCGAGAAGTGGTCGCCCTCGTCCGAGTCGATGGCGGAGGTGCTCGACCGGCTGCTCGCGGAAGGCGTCGACGGCAAGCGCATCGCGCTCCAGCTGCACGGCGAGCCGCTGCCCGGCTTCGTCGAGTCGCTGCGCGCCGGGGGAGCGGACGTCGTGGGCGTGCCCGTCTACCGGTGGATGCCGCCCGAGGACCTCGCGCCCGTCGACCGGCTCCTCGACGCCACCGTCGCGCGCGCCGTCGACGCGCTGACCTTCACCAGCGCGCCCGCCGCCGCGTCCCTGCTGGCCCGCGCCGAGGACCGCGGGATGTCCGCCGAGCTCCTCGCCGCCCTTCAGCACGACGTCCTGTCCGCCTGTGTGGGGCCGGTCACCGCGCTGCCGCTCCAGGCCCTCGGTATCGACACCGTGCAGCCCGAACGCTTCCGGCTCGGCCCTCTCGTGCAGGTCCTCTGCCAGGAACTGCCGTCCCGCGCCCGTACGTTGCCCCTCGCGGGGCGCCGCGTCGAGATCCGCGGCCACGCCGTCCTGGTCGACGACGAGCTGCGGCCCGTGCCGCCCGCCGGCATGTCGCTGCTGCGGGCCCTCTCGCGGCGCCCGGGATGGGTGGTCTCCCGCGCCGAACTGCTTCGGGCGCTGCCCGGCGCGGGGAGCGACGAGCACGCCGTGGAGACCGCGATGGCCAGGCTGCGTACGGCACTTGGCGCCCCGAAGCTCGTCCAGACGGTGGTCAAGCGCGGCTACCGGCTCGCGCTCGACCCGGTCGCCGAGTCCAAGTACGCGGACTGA
- a CDS encoding nitrate/nitrite transporter: MRRSGMWIQRWDPEDGKFWEEEGERVARRNLVFSILSEHIGFSIWTLWSVMVLFMGPEYGIDPAGKFFLVSMATLVGAVARVPYTFAVARFGGRNWTIIAASALLVPTVAAFVVMEPGTSYTTFMLCALLTGVGGGNFASSMTNINSFFPLRKKGWALGLNAGGGNIGVPVVQLAGLAVIGAGGGPRVLLGIYIPLIFVSALCAALFMDNLATVKNDTGAAKEAVRDAHTWIMAFLYVGTFGSFIGYSFAFGLVLQTQFGRTPLQAAAVTFIGPLLGSLIRPVGGRLADRFGGARITLWNFVGMGAATAVVVIASMRESLALFVAAFVVLFVLTGLGNGSTYKMIPGIFQAKALQKGLQGEAAAAYGRRLSGASMGLIGAVGALGGLGINLAFRQSFQTVGSGTGAFVAFLAFYAACFCVTWAVYLRRPAATQDSGQTPDAETKPQLTYAEV, translated from the coding sequence ATGCGGAGGTCTGGCATGTGGATCCAACGGTGGGACCCGGAAGACGGGAAATTCTGGGAGGAGGAAGGGGAGCGGGTCGCCAGGCGAAATCTGGTGTTCTCGATCCTCTCGGAGCACATCGGGTTCTCCATCTGGACCCTGTGGTCCGTGATGGTGCTCTTCATGGGGCCCGAGTACGGGATCGATCCCGCCGGAAAGTTCTTCCTGGTGTCCATGGCGACCCTCGTCGGGGCCGTCGCCCGCGTCCCGTACACCTTCGCCGTCGCCCGCTTCGGCGGACGCAACTGGACGATCATCGCGGCCAGCGCGCTCCTCGTCCCGACCGTCGCGGCCTTCGTCGTCATGGAGCCCGGGACCTCGTACACCACCTTCATGCTGTGCGCCCTGCTCACCGGCGTCGGCGGCGGCAACTTCGCCTCCAGCATGACCAACATCAACTCCTTCTTCCCGCTGCGGAAGAAGGGGTGGGCGCTCGGGCTCAACGCCGGTGGCGGCAACATCGGTGTGCCCGTCGTGCAACTCGCCGGACTCGCGGTCATCGGAGCGGGCGGCGGGCCCCGCGTGCTCCTGGGGATCTACATCCCCTTGATCTTCGTCTCCGCCCTCTGCGCCGCCCTCTTCATGGACAACCTCGCCACGGTGAAGAACGACACCGGCGCCGCGAAGGAGGCCGTCCGGGACGCACACACCTGGATCATGGCCTTCCTGTACGTCGGGACCTTCGGGTCCTTCATCGGCTACAGCTTCGCCTTCGGGCTCGTGCTCCAGACCCAGTTCGGCCGTACGCCGCTGCAGGCCGCCGCCGTCACCTTCATCGGGCCGCTGCTCGGCTCGCTGATCCGGCCCGTGGGCGGGCGGCTCGCCGACCGGTTCGGCGGGGCCCGCATCACGCTGTGGAACTTCGTCGGCATGGGCGCGGCCACCGCCGTCGTCGTCATCGCCTCCATGCGGGAGTCGCTCGCCCTCTTCGTCGCCGCCTTCGTCGTGCTCTTCGTGCTCACGGGGCTCGGCAACGGGTCGACGTACAAGATGATCCCCGGCATCTTCCAGGCCAAGGCCCTGCAGAAGGGGCTCCAGGGGGAGGCCGCCGCGGCTTACGGACGGCGGCTCTCCGGGGCCTCCATGGGGCTCATCGGCGCCGTCGGGGCCCTCGGCGGGCTCGGGATCAATCTCGCCTTCCGGCAGTCCTTCCAGACCGTGGGGTCCGGGACCGGTGCCTTCGTCGCCTTCCTGGCCTTCTACGCCGCCTGCTTCTGCGTCACGTGGGCCGTATACCTTCGCCGCCCGGCGGCGACGCAGGACTCCGGGCAGACCCCGGACGCGGAGACGAAGCCCCAGCTCACGTACGCGGAAGTCTGA